The proteins below come from a single Burkholderia sp. FERM BP-3421 genomic window:
- a CDS encoding pseudouridine synthase, with protein sequence MPLIALNKPYGTICQFSAHETRASLGDWVRTPGVYPAGRLDADSEGLLLLTDDGALQARIAEPRHKLVKRYWAQVEGAPDASTLKALARGVDLGDYVTRPCQASFVEPSDALWPRTPPIRHRAAIPTTWIELAITEGKNRQVRRMTAAVGFPTLRLVRVGIGALDLFALDLAPGATLELPARAPWDGFAPAR encoded by the coding sequence ATGCCCCTCATCGCCCTCAACAAGCCGTACGGCACCATCTGCCAGTTTTCCGCGCACGAGACCCGCGCCTCGCTCGGCGACTGGGTCAGGACGCCCGGCGTCTACCCGGCGGGCCGGCTCGACGCCGACAGCGAGGGCCTGCTGCTGCTGACCGACGACGGCGCGCTGCAGGCGCGCATCGCGGAGCCGCGCCACAAGCTCGTGAAACGCTACTGGGCGCAGGTCGAGGGCGCCCCCGACGCGAGTACGCTGAAGGCGCTCGCGCGCGGCGTCGATCTCGGCGACTACGTGACACGCCCGTGTCAAGCGAGCTTCGTCGAACCATCCGACGCCCTGTGGCCGCGCACCCCGCCGATCCGTCATCGCGCGGCGATCCCGACGACCTGGATCGAACTCGCGATCACCGAAGGCAAGAACCGCCAGGTGCGACGGATGACCGCGGCGGTCGGGTTTCCGACCTTGCGGCTCGTGCGCGTCGGCATCGGCGCGCTCGACCTGTTCGCGCTCGACCTTGCGCCGGGCGCAACGCTCGAGCTGCCTGCGCGCGCACCGTGGGACGGGTTCGCGCCGGCGCGCTGA
- a CDS encoding DUF192 domain-containing protein, with translation MRFSPRSALARFARAAALPLALAVAAAGLPAAPALAQMPPGAKQPGEFPRVKLRAGMYVIDAAVAANDADREQGLMYRSQLAPNEGMLFVFDENAVHCFWMKNTLIPLSIAFIRADGTITDVDEMKAETVDNHCPRNNGVYALEMGKDWFAAKGIKPGMKIDGLPQPR, from the coding sequence GTGCGATTTTCCCCGCGCTCTGCGCTCGCCCGTTTCGCCCGGGCCGCCGCCCTTCCCCTCGCGCTCGCGGTCGCCGCGGCCGGCCTGCCCGCCGCGCCGGCCCTGGCGCAGATGCCGCCCGGCGCCAAGCAGCCCGGCGAGTTCCCGCGCGTGAAACTGCGCGCCGGCATGTACGTGATCGACGCCGCGGTCGCCGCGAACGACGCCGATCGCGAGCAAGGCCTGATGTATCGCTCGCAACTCGCGCCGAACGAAGGCATGCTGTTCGTTTTTGATGAAAATGCAGTCCATTGTTTCTGGATGAAGAACACCTTGATTCCGCTGTCGATCGCCTTCATCCGCGCGGACGGCACCATCACCGACGTCGACGAGATGAAAGCGGAGACCGTCGACAACCACTGTCCGCGCAACAATGGCGTCTACGCGCTGGAAATGGGCAAGGACTGGTTCGCCGCCAAGGGCATCAAGCCGGGCATGAAGATCGACGGGCTGCCGCAGCCGCGCTGA
- the fusA gene encoding elongation factor G, which produces MPRKTPIERYRNIGISAHIDAGKTTTTERILFYTGVSHKIGEVHDGAATMDWMEQEQERGITITSAATTAFWKGMAGNYPEHRINIIDTPGHVDFTIEVERSMRVLDGACMVYDSVGGVQPQSETVWRQANKYKVPRIAFVNKMDRVGADFFRVQRQIGERLKGVAVPIQIPIGAEEHFQGVVDLVKMKAILWDDESQGVKFSYEEIPANLVELAREWHDKMVEAAAEASEELLEKYLTDHDSLTEDEIKAALRKRTVANEIVPMLCGSAFKNKGVQAMLDAVIDYLPSPVDVPAILGHDLHDKAAERHPSDDEPFSALAFKIMTDPFVGQLIFFRVYSGVVESGDTVLNAVKDKKERLGRILQMHANERKEIKEVRAGDIAAAVGLKEATTGDTLCDPSAPIILERMEFPEPVISQAVEPKTKADQEKMGLALNRLAQEDPSFRVQTDEESGQTIISGMGELHLEILVDRMKREFGVEATVGKPQVAYRETVRTVADDVEGKFVKQSGGRGQYGHAVVKLEPNPGKGYEFLDEIKGGVIPREFIPAVDKGIQDTLKSGVLAGYPVVDVKVHLIFGSYHDVDSNENAFRMAGSMAFKEAMRRAKPVLLEPMMAVEVETPEDFMGNVMGDLSSRRGIVQGMDDIAGGGGKVVRAEVPLAEMFGYSTSLRSATQGRATYTMEFKHYAETPNNVSEAVINAKQGNRR; this is translated from the coding sequence GTGCCTCGCAAAACCCCCATCGAGCGCTACAGGAACATCGGCATCAGCGCTCACATCGACGCCGGCAAGACCACGACCACCGAGCGCATCCTGTTTTACACCGGCGTGAGCCACAAGATCGGCGAGGTGCACGACGGCGCGGCCACGATGGACTGGATGGAGCAGGAACAGGAACGCGGGATCACGATCACCTCCGCGGCGACCACCGCGTTCTGGAAGGGCATGGCCGGCAACTATCCCGAGCACCGCATCAACATCATCGACACCCCCGGGCACGTCGACTTCACGATCGAGGTCGAGCGCTCGATGCGCGTGCTCGACGGCGCGTGCATGGTCTACGACTCGGTCGGCGGCGTGCAGCCGCAGTCGGAAACGGTGTGGCGCCAGGCGAACAAGTACAAGGTGCCGCGCATCGCGTTCGTCAACAAGATGGACCGCGTCGGCGCGGACTTCTTCCGTGTGCAGCGGCAGATCGGCGAGCGCCTGAAGGGCGTCGCCGTGCCGATCCAGATTCCGATCGGCGCGGAGGAGCACTTCCAGGGCGTGGTCGATCTCGTGAAGATGAAGGCGATCCTCTGGGACGACGAGAGCCAGGGCGTCAAGTTCAGCTACGAGGAGATTCCCGCGAATCTCGTCGAGCTGGCGCGCGAGTGGCACGACAAGATGGTCGAGGCCGCCGCCGAAGCGAGCGAGGAACTGCTCGAGAAATACCTGACCGACCACGACTCGCTGACCGAGGACGAGATCAAGGCCGCGCTGCGCAAACGCACGGTCGCCAACGAGATCGTGCCGATGCTGTGCGGCAGCGCGTTCAAGAACAAGGGCGTGCAGGCGATGCTCGACGCCGTGATCGACTACCTGCCGTCGCCCGTCGACGTGCCCGCGATCCTCGGCCACGACCTCCACGACAAGGCAGCGGAACGCCATCCGAGCGATGACGAGCCGTTCTCCGCGCTCGCGTTCAAGATCATGACCGACCCGTTCGTCGGCCAGCTGATCTTTTTCCGCGTGTACTCGGGCGTCGTCGAATCGGGCGACACCGTGCTCAACGCCGTGAAGGACAAGAAGGAGCGGCTCGGCCGGATCCTGCAGATGCACGCGAACGAGCGCAAGGAAATAAAGGAAGTGCGCGCGGGCGACATCGCGGCGGCGGTCGGGCTCAAGGAAGCCACCACGGGCGACACGCTGTGCGATCCGTCCGCGCCGATCATCCTCGAGCGCATGGAATTCCCGGAGCCGGTGATCTCGCAGGCGGTCGAGCCGAAAACCAAGGCCGACCAGGAAAAGATGGGCCTCGCGCTGAACCGTCTCGCGCAGGAAGACCCGTCGTTCCGCGTGCAGACCGACGAAGAGTCCGGCCAGACGATCATCTCGGGGATGGGCGAGCTGCACCTCGAAATCCTGGTCGACCGGATGAAGCGCGAGTTCGGCGTCGAGGCGACGGTGGGCAAGCCGCAGGTCGCGTACCGCGAAACGGTGCGCACGGTCGCCGACGATGTCGAGGGCAAGTTCGTCAAGCAGTCGGGCGGGCGCGGCCAGTACGGGCACGCGGTCGTCAAGCTCGAGCCGAACCCGGGCAAGGGCTACGAGTTCCTCGACGAGATCAAGGGCGGCGTGATTCCGCGCGAATTCATCCCGGCCGTCGACAAGGGCATCCAGGACACGCTGAAATCGGGCGTGCTCGCGGGCTATCCGGTCGTCGACGTGAAGGTGCACCTGATCTTCGGTTCGTACCACGACGTCGACTCGAACGAGAACGCATTCCGCATGGCCGGCTCGATGGCCTTCAAGGAAGCGATGCGGCGCGCGAAGCCGGTGCTGCTCGAACCCATGATGGCCGTCGAGGTGGAAACGCCGGAAGACTTCATGGGCAACGTGATGGGCGACCTGTCGAGCCGGCGCGGCATCGTACAGGGCATGGACGACATCGCGGGCGGCGGCGGCAAGGTCGTGCGCGCCGAAGTGCCGCTCGCGGAAATGTTCGGCTACTCGACCTCGCTGCGCTCGGCGACGCAGGGCCGCGCAACCTACACGATGGAGTTCAAGCACTACGCGGAAACGCCGAACAACGTGTCGGAAGCGGTGATCAACGCCAAGCAGGGCAACCGCCGGTAA
- a CDS encoding aldo/keto reductase — MADEIGTVALPDGEHIPRLGQGTWEMGERPARRADETAALRAGVALGMSVIDTAEMYGDGATETFLGTALAGLRDDVFLVSKVYPHHAGRRSVVAACEASLARLRTDRIDLYLLHWRGTVPLAETVAGFEALRAAGKIRHWGVSNFDTDDMRELVAEAGGGACATNQILYNVARRGPEFDLLPWLAQRRMPAMAYSPVDHARLPAHSVLAEIARERGVSAMRVALAWVLRRPGVFAIPKAARLEHVRDNHAALAFAFSDDELARLDAQFAAPRRKRPLEML; from the coding sequence ATGGCGGATGAAATCGGCACGGTGGCGTTGCCCGACGGCGAACACATTCCGAGACTGGGCCAGGGCACCTGGGAAATGGGCGAGCGCCCGGCGCGGCGCGCGGACGAAACGGCCGCGCTGCGCGCAGGCGTGGCGCTCGGCATGTCCGTGATCGACACCGCCGAGATGTACGGCGACGGCGCGACCGAAACGTTCCTCGGCACCGCGCTCGCGGGCCTGCGCGACGACGTGTTCCTGGTCAGCAAGGTCTATCCGCATCATGCCGGCCGTCGGAGCGTGGTCGCCGCGTGCGAGGCGAGCCTCGCGCGTCTGCGGACCGACCGCATCGATCTGTATCTGCTGCACTGGCGCGGGACGGTGCCGCTCGCGGAAACGGTCGCGGGCTTCGAGGCGCTGCGCGCGGCGGGCAAGATCCGCCACTGGGGCGTGAGCAACTTCGATACCGACGACATGCGCGAGCTGGTCGCCGAGGCGGGCGGCGGCGCATGCGCGACGAACCAGATTCTCTACAACGTGGCGCGCCGCGGCCCGGAGTTCGACCTGCTGCCCTGGCTTGCCCAGCGGCGCATGCCGGCGATGGCCTACAGCCCGGTCGACCACGCGCGTCTGCCAGCGCACTCGGTGCTTGCCGAGATCGCGCGCGAGCGTGGGGTGTCGGCGATGCGGGTCGCGCTCGCCTGGGTTCTGCGACGGCCCGGCGTATTCGCGATTCCGAAGGCGGCGCGCCTCGAGCACGTGCGCGACAATCACGCGGCGCTCGCCTTCGCGTTCAGCGACGACGAGCTGGCGCGGCTCGACGCGCAGTTTGCCGCGCCGCGCCGCAAGCGGCCGCTGGAGATGCTGTAG
- a CDS encoding GntR family transcriptional regulator — MKPSKEDRWSDLRPDPDNDTPLYLQLARKLGDAIHDNRWAAGEALPSERLLSEALGVSRITARKAIALLVEQGLIRRTQGAGNFIQPRYEDPLSRLSSFSEMLKRRGFTPGSQWLARDIQPANRDEVIQLGLSPAASVTRLKRLRLADDIVMAVENSTFPATIIPDPHAITDSLYSYLEQRGTPIVRALQHFRAVNASEEIARQMGIETHDALLLITRIGYTADQRAIELTDTYCRNDYYDFVVELRK; from the coding sequence ATGAAGCCATCGAAGGAAGACCGCTGGTCCGACCTGCGGCCCGACCCGGACAACGATACGCCGCTCTACCTGCAGCTCGCCCGCAAGCTCGGCGACGCGATCCACGACAACCGCTGGGCGGCCGGCGAGGCGCTGCCCTCGGAGCGGCTGTTGTCGGAAGCGCTGGGCGTCTCGCGCATCACCGCGCGCAAGGCCATCGCGCTGCTGGTCGAGCAAGGCCTGATCCGCCGCACCCAGGGCGCCGGCAACTTCATCCAGCCGCGCTACGAGGATCCGCTGTCGCGGCTGTCGAGCTTCAGCGAGATGCTCAAGCGGCGCGGCTTCACGCCGGGCTCGCAATGGCTCGCACGCGATATCCAGCCAGCCAACCGCGACGAGGTGATCCAGCTCGGCTTGTCGCCCGCCGCCTCGGTGACGCGGCTCAAGCGGCTGCGGCTCGCCGACGACATCGTGATGGCCGTCGAGAACTCGACCTTTCCCGCCACCATCATTCCCGACCCGCACGCGATCACCGATTCGCTGTACAGCTATCTGGAACAGCGCGGCACGCCGATCGTGCGCGCGCTCCAGCATTTTCGGGCGGTCAACGCGAGCGAGGAGATCGCACGCCAGATGGGTATCGAGACGCACGACGCGCTGCTGCTGATCACGCGGATTGGTTACACCGCCGATCAGCGCGCCATCGAGCTGACCGACACCTACTGCCGCAACGACTACTACGATTTCGTCGTCGAGTTGCGCAAGTAA
- a CDS encoding citrate synthase family protein yields MSRLSATEAAQLLGVSLPTLYAYVSRGLLQSLPDGANRRHSYDGAEVRLLARRRADAKRAGKVAERSLAWGVPVLESRITQIADGALRYRGHDALALATTATLEEVAALLWDCAPERIARAAAPDAAADPPWAEWMHRWRALAPLERALVLLPAAAATLPHAPAQHAEGRLDTACALMRTTAAALAGATPSRAPIHLQLAEAWDVRDPHGVDLLRMALVLCADHELNPSTFAVRCIASTGAHLYGAIAGGLAALAGPRHGGETRRVTVLLDEAARADDPDRYLAERLAHDERTTGGRTLLAGFDHPLYPQGDPRAAHLTDALRAHFDAHAPLRDALALAASVETATTLRPTIDFALALIERTLALPPDAAFVLFAAGRVVGWIAHAIEQQTDGGLIRPRARYIGADAAT; encoded by the coding sequence ATGTCCCGCCTGTCCGCGACCGAAGCCGCGCAACTGCTCGGCGTCAGCCTGCCGACCCTGTACGCCTACGTGAGCCGCGGTCTGCTGCAGTCGCTGCCCGACGGCGCGAACCGGCGGCACAGCTACGACGGCGCGGAAGTCCGTCTGCTCGCGCGCCGCCGCGCCGACGCGAAACGCGCGGGCAAGGTCGCGGAACGCTCGCTCGCCTGGGGCGTCCCGGTGCTCGAATCGCGCATCACGCAGATCGCCGACGGCGCGCTGCGCTATCGCGGCCACGACGCGCTCGCGCTCGCGACGACCGCGACGCTCGAGGAGGTCGCCGCGCTGTTGTGGGACTGCGCGCCGGAGCGCATCGCGCGCGCCGCCGCGCCCGATGCGGCCGCGGATCCACCCTGGGCGGAATGGATGCACCGCTGGCGCGCGCTGGCGCCGCTCGAACGGGCGCTGGTGCTGCTGCCCGCCGCCGCCGCGACCCTGCCGCACGCGCCCGCGCAACACGCCGAGGGCCGGCTCGATACCGCGTGCGCGCTGATGCGCACGACCGCCGCCGCGCTCGCGGGCGCGACGCCGTCGCGCGCGCCGATCCATCTTCAGCTGGCCGAAGCCTGGGACGTGCGCGACCCGCACGGCGTCGATCTGCTGCGCATGGCGCTCGTGCTGTGCGCGGATCACGAACTCAATCCGTCGACCTTCGCCGTGCGCTGCATCGCCTCGACCGGCGCGCATCTGTACGGCGCGATCGCGGGCGGCCTGGCCGCGCTCGCGGGACCGCGACACGGCGGCGAGACGCGCCGGGTCACCGTCCTGCTCGACGAGGCGGCGCGCGCCGACGATCCCGATCGCTATCTGGCCGAGCGGCTCGCGCACGACGAACGCACGACGGGCGGCCGCACGCTGCTGGCCGGCTTCGACCATCCGCTGTATCCGCAAGGCGACCCGCGCGCGGCCCACCTCACCGACGCCCTGCGCGCGCACTTCGACGCGCATGCGCCGCTGCGCGACGCGCTGGCGCTCGCCGCCTCGGTCGAAACCGCCACGACGCTGCGGCCGACCATCGATTTCGCGCTCGCGCTGATCGAGCGCACGCTGGCGCTGCCGCCCGACGCGGCCTTCGTGTTGTTCGCGGCGGGCCGGGTGGTCGGCTGGATCGCGCACGCGATCGAGCAGCAGACGGATGGCGGGCTGATCCGCCCGCGGGCGCGCTATATCGGCGCCGACGCGGCGACCTGA
- a CDS encoding DUF2917 domain-containing protein, giving the protein MREIRTYAFEPGEPATRWRARHPARLVVATGEVWLTIEGRLDDHWLAAGQSFDLPTRTPVWIGVGRIGARVQFESVVAASARPPYDGWARRGRRAVQVAASAPI; this is encoded by the coding sequence ATGCGTGAGATTCGTACCTATGCGTTCGAGCCCGGCGAGCCGGCCACGCGATGGCGCGCGCGGCATCCGGCGCGGCTCGTCGTCGCGACGGGCGAGGTGTGGCTGACGATCGAGGGCCGCCTGGACGACCACTGGCTCGCGGCCGGGCAGTCTTTCGACCTGCCGACGCGCACCCCGGTCTGGATCGGCGTCGGCAGGATCGGCGCGCGGGTCCAGTTCGAAAGCGTCGTGGCGGCGTCCGCGCGGCCGCCGTACGACGGATGGGCGCGGCGCGGGCGGCGCGCGGTTCAGGTCGCCGCGTCGGCGCCGATATAG
- the mdtD gene encoding multidrug transporter subunit MdtD has product MLWLVATGFFMQTLDATIVNTALPSMAASLGESPLRMQSVVVAYSLTMAVMIPVSGWLADRLGTRRVFFSAILVFALGSLLCANAHTLPQLVAFRVIQGIGGAMLLPVGRLAVLRTFPAERYLPALSFVAIPGMIGPLIGPTLGGWLVKVASWHWIFLINVPVGVAGCIATYYSMTDSRNPAAGRFDLKGYLLLTIGMVALSLSLDGLADLGMQHAAVLVLLILSLACFVAYGLYAVRAPQPIFSLDLFRIHTFSVGLLGNLFARIGSGAMPYLIPLLLQVSLGYSAFDAGLMMLPVAAAGMFSKRIITRLITRHGYRKVLLANTVMVGLMMASFALIGDTTPLWLKVAQLALFGGFNSMQFTAMNTLTLKDLGTGGASSGNSLFSLVQMLSMSLGVTVAGALLATFTGMIRPAAPNHALPAFHATFLCVGLITAASAWIFAQLAPDIRGAARKTDPSERT; this is encoded by the coding sequence ATGCTGTGGCTCGTCGCCACCGGCTTCTTCATGCAGACCCTCGACGCGACGATCGTCAACACCGCGTTGCCGTCGATGGCGGCCAGCCTCGGGGAATCGCCGCTGCGCATGCAGTCGGTGGTGGTCGCGTACTCGCTGACGATGGCGGTGATGATCCCGGTGTCGGGCTGGCTCGCAGACCGGCTCGGCACCCGCCGGGTGTTTTTCAGCGCGATCCTGGTTTTCGCGCTCGGCTCGCTGCTGTGCGCGAACGCCCACACGCTGCCGCAACTGGTCGCGTTCCGCGTGATCCAGGGCATCGGCGGCGCGATGCTGCTGCCCGTCGGCCGGCTCGCGGTGCTGCGCACGTTCCCGGCCGAGCGCTACCTGCCCGCGCTGTCGTTCGTCGCGATTCCCGGCATGATCGGCCCGCTGATCGGGCCGACGCTCGGCGGCTGGCTCGTCAAGGTCGCGTCGTGGCACTGGATCTTCCTGATCAACGTGCCGGTCGGCGTGGCCGGCTGCATCGCCACCTACTATTCGATGACCGACTCGCGCAATCCGGCCGCCGGCCGCTTCGATCTCAAGGGCTACCTGCTGCTCACGATCGGCATGGTCGCGCTCTCGCTGTCGCTCGACGGCCTCGCCGATCTCGGCATGCAGCACGCGGCCGTGCTCGTGCTGCTGATCCTGAGCCTCGCCTGCTTCGTCGCATACGGCCTCTACGCGGTGCGCGCGCCGCAGCCGATCTTCTCGCTCGACCTGTTCCGCATCCACACCTTCAGCGTCGGCCTGCTCGGCAACCTGTTCGCGCGGATCGGCAGCGGCGCGATGCCCTACCTGATCCCGCTGCTGCTGCAGGTGAGCCTCGGCTACAGCGCGTTCGACGCGGGGCTGATGATGCTGCCCGTCGCCGCGGCCGGGATGTTCTCGAAGCGCATCATCACGCGGCTCATCACCCGCCACGGCTACCGCAAGGTGCTGCTCGCGAACACCGTGATGGTCGGCCTGATGATGGCGAGCTTCGCGCTGATCGGCGACACGACGCCGCTGTGGCTCAAGGTCGCGCAGCTCGCGCTGTTCGGCGGCTTCAACTCGATGCAGTTCACGGCGATGAACACGCTGACGCTGAAGGACCTCGGCACGGGCGGCGCGAGCAGCGGCAACAGCCTGTTCTCGCTCGTGCAGATGCTGTCGATGAGCCTCGGTGTGACGGTCGCGGGCGCGCTGCTCGCGACCTTCACCGGGATGATCCGGCCGGCCGCGCCGAACCACGCGCTGCCCGCGTTCCACGCGACCTTCCTGTGCGTCGGCCTGATCACGGCCGCCTCGGCGTGGATCTTCGCCCAGCTCGCGCCCGATATCCGCGGCGCGGCGCGCAAGACCGACCCGTCCGAGCGCACCTAG